TTCCCTTATAATCTTTTACGTCAATGGAACTGACTTCCAGGATATATTTGCCTTTCTTGTCTGACAACAGGGTAATCGGTTCATCTCCGTTGCGGAAATTGGGACTGTCAAACTGGCCCAATACTTTTCCGTCAGGATCGTAAGCAGTAATTTTCAAATCAATGCCGCGCTGAAACAGATTGGCAAATACGAATTGATTGGCATCGAGATTCAGGGAATACCGGTGTGTCTCACCGGTTTTTAATTCGGCTGAAGTTTTAGTTCCTTGTGTTAATGTGAATTCTTTTGTCTGACAATTGACTAAAAGCATGGCAAAGCAAAAAAATGCAGTAATCATGCATTTGTAAGCGATTTGTGGTTTCATTTGATAGAGAATTAATAAAATGGGATTGTATTATAAGGGCTTGGGTCTTAAATATAATTCTAAGACGATTCAATTTTAAAACCGTTACTCTATGGCAAAATCAATTTCCATAAATTCTTTTACCTCTTTGAGCCAGCGGTTCTGAACGAAAGCCACGTGATCGGGATGCTGATTATAGGCGTCATACGCTTTCTGATCAGCGAATTCCATAGAGAGTCCATAATCATAATTGTTCTTTTTGCTGATCTGTTTCATGAACTCAAATTTTTCAACACCGGGAATGGCGGCAAGGTTTTTAATGTCATTAATAAAGTCTGCTTCTTCAGGAGAATCTTTTTCATGTTTGAGGGTGAAGACTACAGTATGGCGGATGCGGGCAGAAGTGTTTTGCGACATGGCGGACGGGATAATGAAAACAGACAATAGTAAGGAAAGAAAGCACCTGGTATACATACACAGTGATTTAAGTTGATCCTCACCCAAAATTACTATTTTCGTTTTCAATTAGCGTCAGTGTTTGGTCAAGAAATTAAAAAACATTAACAATTCAATTTACGTAAACTCCATAAAAACATGAATGTGGTTTTCCTCGTTAACACAATATCCTCTTGGGATGAGCCTGAAAGGGCCCGTCATCAGTTTACTTATGCTCTTGCTTGTTATTACCCGATAATTTTCATTACCAAAAACAAATTTGGAATAAACAGGTTTGTTGAATCTAAACCAAAAGAAAACATTACTGTAATAGAACCCCATTTCCCGGTTAGCAGCAAAATACGGTACCGGTTTCCTCTTATAAATGAAATGTATCAATGCTGGCTCTTTTCCAGGTTGCAAAAAAAATATGGCAAAACAATTTTTACAGTTAATTTCGATTTCTCAGCTACATTGATTTCACGCTATTTTGCAAATACTATATATTACTGTAACGATGAATTCAGTGGAAATTATAAATATAGCAATGTTTTGATGGACAAGTATATTAAAGAATGTGAAAAGAGAGTGATCCGTTCTTCGAGGTTTTGCATTGCCACATCCAAATACTTGACTGAAAAGCTGAAAACGAATAACAGCAATACTTTCGAAATTCCGCTCGGATCTTCAGTACAAATTCCCGACTATAACCATCCACAGCCGTTTAAGCAAAACGAAATTATTACCGCAGCAATTTTAGGTTTCATAAATGAGCGCCAAATTTCAATTGAACTGATTAATAGAATTATTGAATCTAAAAAACTACAACTGGTACTTATCGGGTCTGTGGAGCCTTCTTTTAAAAACAAGTTAAGTAATATTCAGCGCGTTAAAATGACAGGTGAACTGAAAGGCTCGGCCTTATGGGCAGAATTAACAAAAATTGATGTAGGCCTGGCATTGTATAATTTAAAGCAGATTAACCCGGGAAATACTTCCAATAAATTATGGCAATATCTTTTGGCTGGTAAGCCTGTTGTAATCAGTGATCTTCCTAATCTCAGGGATATGGATTTCCCGGAAAAATCAGTATATAGATTTTCTGATGATAACAAACTCCTTGATACCATATTGTTAGCAGTAAACGAAGACTCTGAAAAATCTTATTTTGAAAGAAAGGACTTTGCAAAACAAAATAGTTGGGATGTTCGCGTAAATCAGTTTCTCGGAATTTTTAGAAATTATTTTCCATTTTAAATTCCGGACTGGCTGTAACTTCGTATCCCGTCAATAAATTTCTTTTCTGATTTTTTAACAGGCTGATTTTTGAATGATTATAAAGGATTGATACCTTTATTCCTTGTAATCAACCTGGAGTGAATCTGCTTCGAAATTCTATTATCATTATCGGTATTTTCCTGGAACTGTTTTCTTTAGAGGTCGGAGCGCAGAACAGCGAAGTTTTTGGAAGACTTGTGGATTCTCTTACCCACATGGGCATTGCTTCTGCTGATATCTTCAATTATAACAGAAATGTACTGGTGCATTCGGATTCATTGGGATATTTTAAAATTGGTTCTTCTCCCGGTGACACCCTTGTTCTATCAGCCGGAAATAATTCGTTTCTGAAAATCGTTGTAGCTGGAAATTATATCAATTCAAAATCACCCAGTATTTTTTCGCTTTCAATACAAAGTCATACCTTATCCGAAGCAAGAATTTACGGCTGGAATAATTATCCCGAATTCCGTGAGGATTTCATTGATCTTGAACTGGCAGAAACTGATGTCGAAAAGTTAAATAACAGTTTTTCCGACCGGATAAAAATTGAAGGCCGGGCGGCCTATGACTCTGCCCTGCTGTCGGGTAAAATCTGGGCACCCGGGCCATTCCCCATTTACACCCGTGATGAAAAGGAGCGGTTAAAACTGAAAGCCCGGGTTGTAACAGATTCTCAAAAAAAGAAGGTTTATGAGAAATTTAACCCCGGATTGATCCGGAAAATTACAGGGCTGACCGATGAAGAAGAAATAATTAAATTTATGGTTTACTGCCATTTTTCGGATGAATACCTCCTGGATATAATGGATATCGATCTTTATACTGAAATTGAGAAAAAATACAGGGAATACAGTAAGGCATCTAAACAGTAATTAAAAATATCGGTAATTTTAGATGTATTAAACCATCTAATCATGTCAAGAACCATCTTAGGTTTGCGAGGTTTTTTAATCCTGTCGGTTATCTTTGACCTACCATTGCTTAGCCAGGAATTGCCAGCCCCTTTTCTCATCATCCCCTCACCAAAACAGGTAAAAGTCACCGGTGCTAATGGATTGCCGGCAACAGCACTGAATGCTGTAATGCTAAAGGGAACGGTTAAAAGACCTGTTATGGGGAATCTTTTATCCGTTCTTCCGGAAACACATATCGACAAAAAAGGTGCTTTGCAATTGGAAATAGATACATCCCTGAGTCTGCCTTCCAATGAAGGATATATCCTTACAATCAGACAAAGCGGAGTCACTATAAAAGCAAAGGACCATGCCGGTCTTTTTTACGGGTGCCAGACTCTTGAACAGATGCTTGAAGATGCCTTGGAATATAACAAACCTCTTCCCGCATGCGAAATAACCGATTACCCGGTTCTGGCCTACAGGGCGGTGCATTTTGATGTCAAGCACCACCTCGATCATATGAACTATTATTATGAAAGCATTGACCGGCTTGCCCGATATAAAATAAATGCCGTTGTCTTTGAATTCGAGGATAAACTCAGGTACCAACGGCAGCCGCTTGTCGGCGCCCCACAGGCAATCAGTATCGACGAAATGGCGGCACTCACCCGGTATGCCCGTGAAAGGAACATTGAAATTACACCCCTTGTACAGGGTCTGGGCCACGCCACTTTTATTCTGAAACATGAAGCCTATGTTCCCCTCAGGGAATTGTCGTGGAACAAGTGGGCCTTCTGCCCCCTCAATGAAGGCACGTACCAGGTGCTGTTTGACCTGTACCGTGACGCAATTGACGCCACACCGGGATCAAAATACCTGCATATCGGCGGAGATGAGATCGGCAATATCGGGTTGTGTCCCCGATGCAAACCTATGGCCGACAAGGAAGGGATGCTAAGCCTCAGCCTTTACTGGCTTAAGCGGGTTTGTGAATTTGCGGCGGAAAATGGGCGAATACCTGTTTTTTGGGACGATATGCCGTTGAAAGAAGCCGGTGTTTATGAAACCACCTACGACGACGGAATCACTGAATCGGATGCGAGGCAACGATGGGAAAAAGGAATGCCGGCGATGGACAGCTTGCTGGAGGATTTCCCCAAAAATTGCGTGTATATGCGGTGGAATTATTCCATGGCCCGTCAACCGGGGAATATCATGGCACTCGACTGGTACAAATCGCGTGGCCTGAATACAATGATCGCAACTGCCACCAACACGGAAGGGGGTGAGTTGTTTCAGCAGGATATAAGGGATAAAGGTGCTGAATCTGCCGGGATAGTTAGCATTAAAAGCTTTATTGATCTTGCCGCACAAAAAGATGTTAAGGGAATGCTGTGCACAGCCTGGGATGATAAATCACCTCATATGGAGAATTACTGGCGCGGATTTATTGCAGCTGCCGAATACAGCTGGTCTCCCGGCGGACGTACACTTGAAAAGTTCGATGAGGCCTGGCTCAGGCGTGAATTCGGGCTGACCGTGCCGGATTACCTTCTGTTTCACCAAAAGCTGAGGGAAGGATCGGAATTCTGGTATGAGGCATTGTATAAACAGGGCAATATGCTGGATGAGGATAACAAATTACAGAGCCTTACTCGGGTTGAACACTGGTTGCCGCCGTTGGCAGGACAGGAAAATGTGGTTTTTGATTACTCACAGAAACTGATTGAACTGCCTGATCCAAATGCGCCGGGTGCATGGTCAAAAAAGTATAGCGACCGGCTTAGTATAGCTGGGAAACTGGTTAATGAATACCCGGAAAATATAAGAAGACTTCAGGCATTACTCGACGCATCCTTAAGAAACAGCTATTATTGGGAGCTGGCCATTGCCTTGTATGAGTTCCAGATGAATACGCCACGTCTGATGGTTGCCCTTGAAAAGATGGACCAGGGCCAAAGCAATGGCAGGGATGAAGTTAAATTGGCTATTGACGATTTTGATAAACGTTGGAATAATCTGAAACAGGTATATAGCAAAACACGGTTTGTCGAATATCCTCAAAATTATGTTCCCGACCGGTATTTTCACCTGGCCAGCCAGCGCGAGGACCTGTCATGGATGATCCAGGCGCAGGAGTTGCTGATGCCGTATATAAAGAAGTTGATTGATATGAATTAACTGGCTGATTACCTTCGGTTGATCACGGTTTATGGTTGCCCTATCAAAGAAATCCCTGCGCCTGCCGGCGTACGGGCTTTTTTATTTGTGGTCCACTGCAAACTTTAGTTTGCGTGGTCCCCAAATAAAAAATCCCTCTCCGACTATGTCGGAGCAGGGATTTCTTTGAGGTCTCTGGCGGACTATCGCAAAATAGATCTTATATGTCTGTGTTATAATTTAATACATTTAAGTAAGTTATCATAATGTGTAATTATTGTAGCTTTATAATTGTAAAAGTGATTGCACCTTTTTCCTGGCATTCGAATAAACCTCCAGATTCTGGTTAAACCTCAATTCTTGAATTATAGGTTTTATTTTAATAATGTGATGTTCAGCCCACCTCATGATCTTTTCCCCCTGCTTGTTATAACCTAATATTACGGTTTGCGGTATTAATCCCATATTTGAAAGTTTGTCAAATAAAGATGTACTAATATTTAATGATCTTGCAGCATCTTTACGACTTAGCACTACTATATTCGAGATAACGCTTTTTGAATTATTGTCTGAACTGTTTTTAAGTCCTGTTATTTCAACAATTCTTTCTATTAATTCATCAACGGTAATGTTCTGAACTTGTACAATATTCATCCTAATTTATTTTAGGCCTATTTTATATATATCTATAGCATTAAGAAGATCCTGGTATCTTTCAGCTAGTTGTTCCATTTTTTTGTAAAGTTCTTGATTCCCGGGTGCATATTGATTTAAGCATTCATTAATTTTTTCCCCAAGAACATGAATCATGCTTTCGATATTCTTAAAAAACTTTTCTCTTTTCTCAAGCTCCTCTTTATATTGCTTTGAAGTCTCAACTAAATTTTTGGCTGTGATATCTTCAAAGTCTGAATACCTAAGTATATCATACATTGATATATCTAAGATTTCGCCAATCTGTTTAAGTCTTTCTATAGATAATGAGATTTTACCGTTTTCCATTTGACCATAAGCACTTTGACTTATATTCATGTATTCAGCCATTTTTGCCTGGCTAATGTCCTTTAGGTGTCTTCGAATCCTGATTTCCTTAAGTAGTTGTTTATAAGATTCGTTCATTATCAGTAAAGCTTAATTTTTAGTACTATAAAAGTACTAAATATCAGTTTATTAATCAAGTAATAATTATATTAATTACGGGTGTTAATAAATAATATAAGTAATACTGGTAATTATATAGTAAATCTTATATATTTGTTGTGTTATTAAAACTTTAAATTATGAATAAACTTACTTCAATAGTAAAAGAGATTGAAAGTCAATACTTTCATTTAAAACCGGTAAAAGATTTTCCAATACTTACAGGGATTAGTCGAAAAAGGTGGGGTTTATTGATAAGAGGAGAAAAGGAACCCACATTAAAAGAAGCACATATTATCTCGAAAATGCTTAAAGTTGATTTGTCAGATTTACTCGACTGATATGGAATATGTTGCCTTATATAATAAAGAAGAGCTGGAAAGCATAATAATGAAATGCTTAGACAGACATCAATCTGAAAGTCAGAAGAAACTGGATCAATCAACCACCTTCACAATTAACCAGGTGGCTAAAAAATTACGCCGGCATCATACCACTATTAAAAAGCTTGTGAAAACAGGGCGGATCCCTGTTACAAACGATAATAGAATTACTCAGCTGGCGTTGAATGAATATCTGTCAGGATTACAAACAACTCATAAATAATAAACCCGCCTGGTAGACACAACCAATGCGGGTTATTTTTTAACAACAAGCTCAACCAATGGACAAAGATACTGAAATCACCATTCCAAGTTGTATTAACCTGTACGATAATTTTATCAATGATTATAATCTTACCAGGGATGACATTATTTCCATTGGTAGTATTTCAGGTGAAAGAGACCAGGAA
This genomic stretch from Bacteroidales bacterium harbors:
- a CDS encoding Dabb family protein, encoding MYTRCFLSLLLSVFIIPSAMSQNTSARIRHTVVFTLKHEKDSPEEADFINDIKNLAAIPGVEKFEFMKQISKKNNYDYGLSMEFADQKAYDAYNQHPDHVAFVQNRWLKEVKEFMEIDFAIE
- a CDS encoding helix-turn-helix domain-containing protein, encoding MEYVALYNKEELESIIMKCLDRHQSESQKKLDQSTTFTINQVAKKLRRHHTTIKKLVKTGRIPVTNDNRITQLALNEYLSGLQTTHK
- a CDS encoding glycosyltransferase, whose translation is MTEKLKTNNSNTFEIPLGSSVQIPDYNHPQPFKQNEIITAAILGFINERQISIELINRIIESKKLQLVLIGSVEPSFKNKLSNIQRVKMTGELKGSALWAELTKIDVGLALYNLKQINPGNTSNKLWQYLLAGKPVVISDLPNLRDMDFPEKSVYRFSDDNKLLDTILLAVNEDSEKSYFERKDFAKQNSWDVRVNQFLGIFRNYFPF
- a CDS encoding helix-turn-helix domain-containing protein; this encodes MNESYKQLLKEIRIRRHLKDISQAKMAEYMNISQSAYGQMENGKISLSIERLKQIGEILDISMYDILRYSDFEDITAKNLVETSKQYKEELEKREKFFKNIESMIHVLGEKINECLNQYAPGNQELYKKMEQLAERYQDLLNAIDIYKIGLK
- a CDS encoding family 20 glycosylhydrolase produces the protein MSRTILGLRGFLILSVIFDLPLLSQELPAPFLIIPSPKQVKVTGANGLPATALNAVMLKGTVKRPVMGNLLSVLPETHIDKKGALQLEIDTSLSLPSNEGYILTIRQSGVTIKAKDHAGLFYGCQTLEQMLEDALEYNKPLPACEITDYPVLAYRAVHFDVKHHLDHMNYYYESIDRLARYKINAVVFEFEDKLRYQRQPLVGAPQAISIDEMAALTRYARERNIEITPLVQGLGHATFILKHEAYVPLRELSWNKWAFCPLNEGTYQVLFDLYRDAIDATPGSKYLHIGGDEIGNIGLCPRCKPMADKEGMLSLSLYWLKRVCEFAAENGRIPVFWDDMPLKEAGVYETTYDDGITESDARQRWEKGMPAMDSLLEDFPKNCVYMRWNYSMARQPGNIMALDWYKSRGLNTMIATATNTEGGELFQQDIRDKGAESAGIVSIKSFIDLAAQKDVKGMLCTAWDDKSPHMENYWRGFIAAAEYSWSPGGRTLEKFDEAWLRREFGLTVPDYLLFHQKLREGSEFWYEALYKQGNMLDEDNKLQSLTRVEHWLPPLAGQENVVFDYSQKLIELPDPNAPGAWSKKYSDRLSIAGKLVNEYPENIRRLQALLDASLRNSYYWELAIALYEFQMNTPRLMVALEKMDQGQSNGRDEVKLAIDDFDKRWNNLKQVYSKTRFVEYPQNYVPDRYFHLASQREDLSWMIQAQELLMPYIKKLIDMN